DNA sequence from the Nicotiana tomentosiformis chromosome 3, ASM39032v3, whole genome shotgun sequence genome:
CCATAGACTTCTAAACTAAGACAACAAACAAAAAAATTGACCACATGATGAAACTTCTAAAACATGCAAACACGCTATAGTATTTGAAAAGATTAAAACTGGATATCAAGCCAATATGCTTTTATGACACAGCTGAAACCTAATAGTTGTTCTCAATGTATTATAGCTCCAATAACGCACAAAAAGAGTGGACATTTTGGTTAACATCAATTAATAAGAAGAAACTAAAATAGCACTAACCTCCTATTGAAAATATGCCAGCATTGTTGATGAGAACATGTAATGGTGCCAAGCGGGCATTCCAAGCTTCTGCGAATTGTGCAACAGAATCCAAAGAGAGAAGATCAAGCTCCATGACCTAGCAACAAATGTGAACCTTATTCAATTAGGAAAATTCTCTCATGAAAGTAGAAGAGATTAACTAATAATAGCTTCAAAATCTTGAAACTTAAACATTTGTAATAATAAAGCTGTATACTTCTTCCTAGATGTATTACTATTAAGTGAAAGACGACATACCTCAATGTTGAGTGGAAGGCCCTTGCCAGACCAATCTTCCTGCCATTTCCGTATTAATTCCTGTGCATTTTTCGTGTTCCTGACAGCCATAACAACATGTGCTCCTGATTCTGCCAACTGCCTGTCTAATGCAAAAGCAAAAAAAAATTGTACATTAGAGCAAAGGTATTAAAACTTGTTCTTAATCTTTGTATCTGGAAGATGAGAGATAAGAGATTAGCGGTATCAACAAGGTAATGAAGATAATAATATAAAGAAAAGGCACATTTCGTCTAACATAATTATTATACATATTTTTTAACGGTGGTGTCCGGGCAACTTGTGGACACGTCGACTATTCCACCTAGTACCTGCTACCTACTACTAGCACAAGTACCAGGTAACTCAACTCACCTCATCTAGTGTTTCTTTGCCTCCGCTGAGATTGGAACGTGAGACCTCAAGGTTCACCTACCACTCATACCCTTGGGTGCTAATATGGTATAATATCATTGGCATCATCGCACCCACCTCACCTAGCCACTACTAACACACCCTTGGGTGCTAATATGGTGTAACATTATTCACCACAAAGGACGTACGCATCAAACCTCGGGAACCAGGATTCAAATTGCACCAAAGACAATAAGCACTAGGTGATTTGTAACAATTTACTAGTGCAGTGGTCAAGGTGCGTGCAATATACTTTAAAATTGGCGCAGAATCTCAAAATGTGCTCAATCCAATAGACAAAATCCAAACAGAAACGGCGAAAGCAAAGTGGAAGAAGCAGAAAGTAAAGCATACCGAGCGATTTCGCGGCCGATGCCGCTGGTAGAACCAGTGACGATGCAAGTGAGATCATTGATAGGAGGGAGAGGCATAGGGTTGTGCAAGTGACTAGCCGATATCCTTTGAAAAAGCATCTCGAAAACCAAATAGAACCACCCTCTTAGCCATTCCATCCATCCTAATGCTTCCTTCTTCGCCGTGTTCAAGGGCTGcttagcttcttcttcttcttctttagaatTCTTAATCTCCTCCACCTTCGCCATTATCTCCTTTCCTTTGATTCTACGCAGAAAGATTCTCTCCCGAACCTGCTCCGCAACTGTCGCACTTGCTGTCTTCTTTTCTATTATTTATTgccttttgtctttttctttggCCATGTGACTCTCACGTGAGTCATATTAAGACTGATTAGATCATAGATCCGTTCAACCGTTGTTTActtctctcttttattttttaaagacTGATTAGATCATAAATCGCAAAGTCTAATTTTATGGTGATTAGTAGATTAGATATTTATTTTTGGTGAATGTTATGAACCTGAGCTAGTCATTTCCAGGGGACGATCTGACTAACACACCAACTACGGCAAATTAATGgatattaatattttatatttatacGAGAAAAATATATCTAATCAATTAAATATGATGAAAAAAGTAACCTTCCATTTACTAGGCAAAGGAAGAACTTTAGGCAAATATAGCTTTAATTTAATGATATCTCAAAATTAAAAGAGTTTCGATAATCGTTTTATTTCCCATTTAGATAACTTGTAAACAAATGATTATTATGGCTTTCTTAGAAAGCCCTTACGTTGACATTCATCAAACAAGGGTCCCGTAACTAACAATACGGGTGCAGTCATACACTATATTTGTgccattttttaatttttatcttattttttaaaattattgatttggtagccatctcacaaaaaaaatcataataatatgacaattacacccctgacaaaagatataaaacgatcTCCCCCTCTCCTCTCAAcaattttataaaaaaatcagaaacttgtccagattcatcttcagaatcacacttgcatgaagttgtttcaccttcgtgctaatgcatgctgaagttatttatcctgcagtctacagttttgccATGAATTTTAtctgaaacttcagtctaaaaatgctgaagttatttagttcgtttgctaaaacttcagactaaacatgctgaagttatttagttcatttgctaaaatttcagactaaaatttcagactaaacatgcttaagttatttagctcatttgctaaaatttcagactaaacatgcttaagtttttatcttgtagtatgtaattttctaatgagtttttgctaatgcatgttgaagttatttagttcatttgctaaaatttcagacaaaacatgctgaaattatttagttcaattgctaaaatttcagactaaatatgcttaaattttttagttcatttgttaaaactttagactaaacatgcttaagtttttgtcttgcagtatgtaattttctaaagagtttttactaatgcatgctgaagttatttagttcatttgctaaaacttcataccaaaacatgctaaaGTTTTGTAACGCAATCTACAATTTTgtcctgagttttatccgaaacttcaatctaaacaagctgaagtttttttgtttatttgctaaaacttcagcctaaacatgcttaagtttttgtcctgcggtttgtcaatagtcttttattagagaagggcaaaatcgtcttttttaaaatacttttaacaaaaaaatagatacggatacaaaaaaataaaataaaatagatataAGTTAAAAAGGAATGACCAAATAAGGCGCTCCATGCAATTACTTGATTATATATTATGGCATACAATGTACTTACAAACAAAATTGAAAGATGGAAATTATTTACCAATTCTAGTGGTCTAGATAGTAGTGGTAATTTGTTCTATATGATGTTCCAAATTGGTCTAAAACCTGTGCCTTGGGATTGGGAAGGCTGCCATAAGATATATATTCTTTCATGTGTTCACGATGTGTTCATTGCCCTATAATATTTCATGCAATTCGACACATGTAATTTTACATTTGAGGAATCAAATGACGGCTTTGCATCATCTTACAGTGAAAGTTATGGATGGATCGAGACACGAAAAAACAGATAAAAGAGTAAAATGAAGATGTTGGATAAGGACTTGAGAAACCTTGTAATTAATCACTCGCCTGCCACACCTAACACTAATATTTCCACATCTTTAGTGGCCCATGGAGTTATTTTCATCTCCACGTTTTAAATACGTATCCATCCCACCAGAGTCATTTCCATATTGTGGATCCCCTACACGAGCAGGATTATTTCCATAAACTGCAGTGTCATTTCGCCTTCCACACTATGGTTGCCCTACATTGATTGTCTTCTTACCAACAAAATGAAATGGGACAGGTATGGAAAAACAGGGGCGGGGGACAAAAAGAATTGCCACTCAGCTAACTTCTACTACTATCTAGCAACTACCACTCTTTTCCTTCCCAGATGTGTCTATAAGAATAAATTGTCACACGCGAAGAGATGGCATAGAAAGATCGATTGCACTAGTCACACGCATACAACACAGAGAGAGCAAGCACCAATGCCATAACTTGGGAAGTCAGAAGTTATGGCAGCAAAACGGACCCAAAGAAACATTTTACGAACAATGACTCCAAATCAAACATATTTTAACAACCAGAGTTCAAACGATAAAAGGGTGTGGTTGATTTATACCCAACCCACTGAAACTTGAAAAATATACACTACTAGTCAAGCCATCAAGCAATCCAGAAATGCAGAGGTTCCCAGATCCTGTTTAATAGATAGACGTTCATACAACAATTAAAGCATTTGATTCAATGAAACCATGTTGAATATACATATAGCAGAATACACAATCTAAATAGAAGTCAGGGCCCATGCAATTCTGTCATTCATGAGGACACACGGTTTCAATTCGCATCCCGTGAACACAAAAGATGCCACCAACCTCCGTACTCCAACTGACAAGAAATTATTTCCCCCTacatagaaaaagaaaagagtaaAACAGTCAgagatccccccccccccccccgtggaGGTGAAGGaacatcagagaaagaagaaagatCACAACAGAAGATACATATAGACATATAGTAgctatttatttataaaaaatatgatTGTGCATCAGATAATTAGGAGAGCAATGACATACGTGTTCATCATCAGTGTGATATTATCGCCTTTCAGAAGAATACGCCCTGCAAAAAAATCAGAGGTTAGAGACGCAAGACACatcgaaatattattttccttggTAATTCTAAGAGGGGGAAGAGGTCAAAACAATTTTACCCACCCAACTGTTTTCTGCTTTTCTTCTTCACATTGACTTCCTCAGCATCATCCAGAACCAAATTCATGTACTCATCGAAACCCTACACAAATCAATTACCTATTAGTAAACAAGTAGTCACATGTTTATTCACAGCCCACATAGTGTAGCGTGGAAGTATCTAGATTCGGCATGTTCCGGAGAAATTAacacttcaaagttctacaaGTCAATCAGTACTAATCCCTTGATCAGACAAGTCATCTGGCCAACAGGATTTAATCCAGGTGCAAGAGGCAAAGCAATATTCAATACTCTTAATTTATCAAAACAAAAAGTATGCAAAAGCAGTAATACAGAGGCAACACATAATTACCAGGCCGCCTTTTGTCAACAACCAAGCACATAGCTTTAAATTTTGCAGTTATAAGGATGAAGAATATATAAGTGGCACAATGATCAGATAAACAGATTTTAGCACTTAAAAAGaccaaaatgataaaaaatacAGATCAGAATAACATTTACACTGCTTGCTCCAACGGGTGTGGCTTAGCAGCCAATAAGCTGGAGCAAAGACCATGTGAGACTAGGATTCAAATCCTAGCAAAAGCAAAAAAAGCTAGGTGATTGTCTTCTCATATGTCCAAACCTTGGTGGACAGAGTTACAAGTACATGGTGGAAAATGTGAGGTGCGTGAAAGCAACTTGACACCTCTattatgaaaaaaaataaaaataacatttACACATCTTGCAAAGaaatagaaaattttaaaatGGCCACTAAGCCACACATCTACACCAAGTAACAAAAAGACCAAATGATCAGCTTCATAATCACTTGTCAAAGATTATCATAGAGGTCTTAAGATATAACACGTTCCCCAAAATAGTGACCGCTCACTATAACAAGCTCTGTAACATGAGGCAACAAACAATAATGAGGACAAGTCAGCCAGTATTACATTAGAAATTAGAGTTACCAATTCAAACTACTGGGAATTCAGTCCATCCCAAATTCAAGTTACAGCTACTAGTGCCTCAAGGAACTAGAGTGGGAGTTTACCAAAGAATATGCCCTTTCTTCGCCAATACAACTTTGCAGGTATACATCATGTGTAACAGGCACCAATTATGGATTTGTTACCCCAATGCACTACCAATAGTTCAACCATGAGCTTGCTACAGCACATATGAGCTTCTAATGACGGCCTTTATTGGGTCCAGTAGGACCAGTATGAGTTTCTATGCACAGATCCTGTGTTATAATAGCCAATATGGGTTGTGATCAAATCTGTATTAGTTATTACCAATATTTCTATCATGAACTTGTACAGCATGCATGAGCCTTTTTTATGTCAACTGATAAATATTGCAAGACATTTTGCATACTATCTGAATTGCACCCATCACTACATAAAAATGCGATTGACGTGTGACATTAAATTCAGAGAAAGAATATGATGTGTGGCTTCCTAAAAGCTGGATGATATTTTAGGATGATATACCTTGCCTCAACCATAAAAATctcttttatcttgtttctttagTTCTCCTATCTACTGAACATTTTGAAAACTCAGTCCTTCTCATTCTACTAAATCAAACGTGGCTCAGCTTAAACCAGGTATAGACTCATGAAAGTTCTACACAAGATCAACCTAACTTACACCATAAGATATCTAATCATGGTTTACATTAGCCATTAAAAAAAAGACTAGTTTAAAGCTTTGTAAACAATTCTGACATGAGATCATTAAGAGGTTCGAAATTCACAgacaacaacaacatatccagGATTATCCCACACCATAGGGTCTGCGCCGaatggggaggatagtgtgtacgcagaccttacccctaccttgtgaggatggagaggttgtttccaatagaccctcggctcgggaaagcataagcaccacattaatgaaaatatagacaagggacagtaccaaaaagctatataaaaatagaataaaaaacaacaagatagtaaagtgatcaacaatgaaagaaaacaacggttagtcataaaaacctattaccaacagaaagcgagactgtgtgccaatactactgttatgaacactctagactacttattctactaccctaatcctcgacctccataccttcctatcaagggtcatgtcctcggtcagctgaagttgcgccatgtcttacctaatcacctctccccacctcttctttggtctacctctacctctccgtaggccctccaatgtcaacctctcacacctagaggccctccaatgtcaacctctcacacctactCACCGGggtgtctgtgctcctcctcacatgaccaaaccacctaagtcgcgcttcccgcatcttgtcctcaataggggccacacacacattgtcgcgaataacctcatttctgatcctatctaacctggtgtgcccgcacattcatcttaacatcctcatctctgctaccttcatcttctggacatgagcgatcttgactggccaacactcagccccatacagcaTCGTTGGCCTgcccaccactctgtagaacttacctttaagtttcggtggcacttcttgtcacacaaaacaccggaagcaaATCTCCATTGCATCCATCCtgctccaatacgatgtgtgacatctccatcaatctccccatcccctgaataatagatccaaggtacttaaaacttcctctcctagggatgacctgtgagtccagcctcacctccccttcccctccttgagtctcgccacaaaacttacactccaagtattctgtcttggttatgctcaacttgaaacctttagacttcaGGGcttgcctccatacctctaattacgcgttcacaccgtctcgcgtcttgtcaatcaatacaatatcatctgcaaatagcatgcaccacgacacctcccattggatgtggcgcgtcagtacgtccatcgccagagcaaacaaaaaagggctgatTGCCGACccttgatgcaaccccatcataaccggaaaatggtccgagtccctacacaccgtcctcactcgggtctttgctccatcatacatgtccttaatcaacctagcGTAGGCAACATgcacacctctagcctccaaacatctccacaaaacctcatTCGGAACTTTgtcgtacgccttttctaagtcgatgaacaacATATGCAAGtctttctttctctccctatactgttCCATCACAATCTCCTcacaaggtggatggcttctgtagtcgaacgccccggcataaacccgaactggttctcgaaaatagacacactcctcttcacccttagctctaccactctctcccggactttcatagtatgactaagcagcttgataccccgatagttattgcaattttggatatttaccctttttcctatatacaggaaccatcgtgctTCATTTCCACTCTTCGGGCATCGAAACTCACGGACCAATAAAGTAATAAACTAAACAACTCTACCACTAGGAGTCAATAGTGGTCCATCCCTTTTGGCTCCCTTAGTGAGACAAGCCTCCAACCTTGAGGTTGGAGGTGGTCCATGTGGAAGGTCTGTTCCAAATGTGTGCCAAGTATCATCATCCAGATTATTCTGGCtagtaaaaaaaaataat
Encoded proteins:
- the LOC104089263 gene encoding uncharacterized protein — protein: MASTKVQRIMTQPINLIFRFLQSKARIQIWLFEQKDLRIEGRIIGFDEYMNLVLDDAEEVNVKKKSRKQLGRILLKGDNITLMMNTGK